Proteins encoded together in one Lathyrus oleraceus cultivar Zhongwan6 chromosome 5, CAAS_Psat_ZW6_1.0, whole genome shotgun sequence window:
- the LOC127081828 gene encoding uncharacterized WD repeat-containing protein C18H10.05, producing the protein MGSFSGDEDCQFFDAQEDVVSIGYANSDDDNDKSVSVDFDYDVWIRSPRSVRERRGEFMKSMGMSLDGIVVENSFDVEKEEMIDRVRGSSGFEEEFSSSGLLMSCCSSVSFSEEFGLVESNNLPCKDESSEIGVGTNVNVNDGSDHLVVAKKSEDSVNVNVSGASPSQGLVGRDFEDSDGDAVTGILNRVRRGWLRRLKSMTCMVDTQGEGDDYNGRGEGRMSVSGCRLQKIKVRQSKKKIKELSSLYLRQDIQAHEGSILAMKFSPDGQYLATGGEDGVVRVWQVVEEDRCNEVHIPEIDPSCIYFTVNNLSQLTPLFMDKEKLSQLKSMRKTSDSACVVFPPKIFRLLEKPLHEFRGHGSEVLDLSWSKKNYLLSSSVDKTVRLWKVNHEHCLKVFSHSNYVTCIQFNPVDEDYFISGSIDGKVRIWAIPDCQVVDWTDVLDIVTAVCYRPDGQGGIVGSLAGNCRFYKISDNHLQLDSQLCLVSKKKLPGRGIMGFQFLPQDSNKVMVTCADSQVRILDGLNVICKYKSLNTGSPMCASFTSDGKHILSACEDSNVYLWNIDQEESNATKSKKIRSCERFFSNASVAVPWHGLKPQITENEQLNVSDKKSAQVAIQLHSTPPASFSLGQEFFLESFPKGSATWPEEKLPVSSSKAKKTSFMKNSEYKFLKSSCKSTNRAHAWGMVIVTAGWDGRIKSFQNYGLPVPV; encoded by the exons ATGGGTAGTTTCAGTGGAGATGAGGATTGTCAGTTTTTTGATGCTCAAGAGGATGTTGTGTCAATTGGCTATGCAAATTCTGATGATGATAATGATAAAAGTGTTTCTGTTGATTTTGATTATGATGTGTGGATTCGGAGTCCGAGGAGTGTGAGAGAGCGTAGGGGGGAGTTTATGAAGAGCATGGGAATGAGTTTAGATGGAATTGTTGTTGAAAATTCATTTGATGTTGAGAAGGAAGAGATGATAGATAGAGTAAGAGGAAGTAGTGGTTTTGAAGAGGAATTTAGTTCGAGTGGGTTGTTGATGTCTTGTTGCTCTAGTGTGAGTTTTTCAGAGGAGTTTGGTTTAGTGGAGAGTAATAACTTGCCATGTAAAGATGAAAGTTCGGAGATAGGAGTAGGGACTAATGTGAATGTGAATGATGGTTCAGATCATTTGGTGGTTGCTAAGAAATCTGAGGATTCCGTGAATGTTAATGTTTCGGGGGCGTCTCCTTCTCAAGGATTGGTAGGTAGAGATTTTGAGGATTCGGATGGTGATGCGGTTACTGGAATCTTAAATAGGGTGAGAAGGGGTTGGTTAAGAAGATTGAAATCGATGACGTGTATGGTTGATACGCAGGGGGAAGGTGATGATTATAATGGGAGAGGAGAAGGGAGAATGTCAGTCTCAGGGTGTAGGCTTCAGAAAATAAAGGTCCGTCAAAGTAAGAAAAAAATCAAGGAGCTTTCGTCACTTTACTTGAGGCAAGATATTCAAGCGCACGAAGGTTCAATTTTGGCAATGAAATTCAGTCCCGATGGGCAGTATCTAGCCACTGGCGGCGAAGATGGCGTAGTTCGTGTGTGGCAAGTAGTTGAGGAGGATAGATGTAATGAAGTTCACATTCCAGAAATTGACCCTTCATGCATTTACTTTACGGTAAATAATCTTTCTCAATTGACACCATTGTTTATGGATAAGGAAAAACTTAGCCAACTGAAGAGCATGAGAAAAACATCAGATTCTGCTTGTGTTGTTTTCCCGCCTAAGATCTTCCGGCTGTTGGAAAAACCATTGCACGAGTTCCGTGGTCATGGAAGTGAAGTTCTGGATCTATCTTGGTCAAAGAAGAAT TATCTTCTCTCGTCGTCAGTTGACAAAACTGTCCGACTATGGAAAGTGAATCATGAGCATTGCTTGAAAGTGTTTTCACACAGTAATTATG TAACATGTATACAATTCAATCCTGTCGATGAAGATTATTTCATTAGCGGATCCATAGACGGGAAAGTGCGAATATGGGCAATTCCTGATTGTCAGGTTGTTGATTGGACTGATGTTCTAGATATAGTGACTGCAGTATGTTATCGGCCCGATGGACAG GGAGGCATTGTTGGTTCTTTGGCGGGAAATTGTCGGTTTTATAAAATATCAG ATAACCACTTGCAGTTAGATTCTCAACTATGCTTAGTTAGTAAAAAGAAACTTCCTGGCAGAGGGATAATGGGCTTTCAG TTTCTTCCTCAAGATTCCAACAAAGTTATGGTTACCTGTGCCGATTCACAAGTTAGAATCCTTGATGGGCTTAATGTGATTTGTAAATACAAAA GCCTTAACACAGGGAGCCCAATGTGTGCATCCTTTACTTCAGACGGGAAACATATTTTATCAGCATGCGAGGACTCAAATGTATATCTATGGAACATTGACCAGGAAGAGTCTAATGCGACGAAATCTAAGAAAATCAGGTCATGTGAGCGTTTTTTCTCAAATGCATCCGTTGCAGTACCTTGGCATGGTTTGAAACCTCAAATTACTGAAAATGAACAACTGAATGTCTCGGATAAAAAATCAGCTCAAGTTGCTATACAATTACACTCCACTCCACCTGCATCTTTCTCTTTGGGCCAAGAGTTTTTCTTGGAGTCTTTTCCAAAGGGATCTGCTACCTGGCCCGAGGAGAAGCTTCCTGTTTCGAGCTCCAAGGCTAAAAAAACATCATTTATGAAAAACTCCGAATACAAGTTCTTGAAATCTTCTTGCAAAAGCACCAACCGTGCTCACGCGTGGGGTATGGTTATCGTGACTGCAGGCTGGGACGGGAGGATAAAATCATTCCAAAATTACGGGTTACCTGTACCGGTTTGA
- the LOC127079572 gene encoding uncharacterized protein LOC127079572, with the protein MEKSDRRNTYQYKLRESKFGKLKKLGSLMVGEYKDMFKRDYDFPLAPTLEEFAHIFHIPDRDQIPYIGAMGFPEVALVAQALRLEKNLVKVNLHTKGNVRGFTSKFLLEKATLFASSGSWDALYIVFSLLIYGLGLFPKIEGFVDKIVVSILISRNLVSTLLDDVFFSFHWRNQKRGGTLNYCIPLLYKWILTHLPRRGPFADNFRALKWSHRLMSLDDEDVVWYYHDYDRVKLVYSCEDFPNIPLVSSKGGVINYNSVLSLCQLGYQLKEEPKSKFLEEFLIAEKVKDANMMKRIRRAWGKVQCIGKKELGKQNYIIIESYKE; encoded by the exons ATGGAGAAATCCGACCGAAGGAATACATATCAATACAAACTCAGAGAGTCCAAATTTGGTAAGCTTAAGAAGCTTGGTTCCCTGATGGTTGGTGAGTACAAGGATATGTTCAAGAGGGATTATG ATTTTCCCTTAGCTCCTACTCTAGAGGAGTTTGCTCACATTTTCCATATCCCAGATAGAGATCAGATTCCTTACATAGGTGCTATGGGATTTCCAGAGGTTGCTTTGGTGGCTCAAGCTCTTCGTCTTGAGAAGAACCTGGTAAAAGTTAATCTTCATACAAAGGGAAATGTCAGAGGTTTTACTTCAAAATTTCTTTTGGAGAAGGCTACTTTGTTTGCTAGTAGTGGGAGTTGGGATGCCTTATATATTGTGTTTTCTCTCCTTATTTATGGTTTGGGACTCTTTCCAAAAATTGAGGGGTTCGTTGATAAAATTGTTGTTAGTATTTTAATCTCTAGGAATTTGGTGTCTACTCTCTTAGATGATGTATTCTTTTCTTTCCATTGGAGAAATCAGAAAAGAGGCGGGACACTTAACTATTGCATTCCTTTGCTTTACAAGTGGATTTTGACTCACTTACCGAGAAGGGGACCTTTTGCAGACAACTTCAGAGCTTTGAAGTGGTCTCATAGGTTGATGTCTTTGGATGATGAGGATGTTGTTTGGTATTATCATGACTATGATAGGGTGAAGCTTGTTTACAGCTGTGAGGATTTCCCAAATATTCCTCTTGTTAGTTCCAAAGGTGGAGTCATCAATTACAACTCTGTTCTGTCACTTTGTCAATTGGGTTATCAGTTGAAGGAAGAGCCCAAATCCAAGTTCTTAGAGGAGTTTCTTATAGCTGAAAAGGTTAAGGATGCAAATATGATGAAGAGGATACGCAGAGCTTGGGGTAAAGTTCAATGTATAGGGAAGAAGGAATTAGGCAAACAGAACTACATCATCATAGAGTCATATAAAGAGTAG